In the Borrelia turicatae 91E135 genome, one interval contains:
- a CDS encoding Cof-type HAD-IIB family hydrolase → MNANYEKYKMLVFDLDGTLLNNNHEIAPLTLKVLLRLKNDFHIIVATGRRLYEIKDVLMQLKDLQIDESYIVTANGAEIFLKNNLILRYKINYDIVRELLKVKRGDIDINLYTLNNWYSDREIRSPIMNYFIETLGIQPIITDLSELEIDSCSKIVYYSHDFSKLEDFANKIRDKNFKDISIFYSANDLLEITNIDASKYNAIKSIALFECISIDAILAFGDNGNDYEMLKNAGKGILMKNANKFVKNNLSNNEVTKFNNDEDGVAKFLIEFFNLDIQF, encoded by the coding sequence ATGAATGCCAATTATGAAAAGTATAAGATGTTGGTTTTTGATCTTGATGGAACATTGCTTAATAACAATCATGAAATTGCGCCATTGACTCTTAAAGTACTTTTAAGATTAAAGAATGATTTTCATATAATTGTTGCTACTGGTAGGAGGTTATATGAAATTAAAGATGTTTTAATGCAACTTAAAGATTTGCAAATTGATGAGAGTTATATTGTAACGGCTAATGGTGCTGAGATATTTTTAAAAAATAATCTGATTTTGAGATATAAGATTAATTATGATATAGTAAGAGAACTTCTTAAAGTAAAGCGAGGGGATATTGATATTAATCTTTATACTCTTAATAATTGGTATTCTGATAGAGAGATTAGAAGTCCAATTATGAATTATTTTATTGAAACTTTAGGAATACAACCTATTATTACTGATTTATCTGAACTTGAGATAGATTCTTGTTCTAAAATAGTTTATTATTCTCATGATTTTTCTAAGCTTGAAGACTTTGCAAATAAAATCAGAGATAAAAATTTTAAAGATATAAGTATATTTTATTCTGCTAATGATCTTTTGGAAATTACAAATATTGATGCTAGTAAATATAATGCTATTAAAAGTATTGCTTTATTTGAATGTATTTCTATTGATGCTATTTTAGCATTTGGAGATAATGGCAATGATTATGAGATGTTAAAAAATGCTGGAAAAGGTATTCTCATGAAAAATGCAAACAAGTTTGTTAAGAATAATTTATCAAACAACGAGGTTACAAAATTCAATAATGATGAAGATGGAGTTGCAAAGTTTTTAATTGAGTTTTTTAATCTTGACATTCAATTTTAA
- the hpt gene encoding hypoxanthine phosphoribosyltransferase → MSDKISTLFTEEKIKSKIKDLAQKIRNYYEDKNNVVFISLLKGSFIFFADITREIGLNVKIDFLQASSYKNKTLSSLNVLIKKDIDINIQNSYVIIFDDIIDTGLTYKKIVEHLKTKNPKEIKICTLFNKPSRRLIELKIDYSGFEIENDFIVGYGIDFNEQHRTLKNVAKISK, encoded by the coding sequence ATGAGTGATAAAATTTCAACTTTATTCACGGAAGAAAAAATAAAAAGCAAAATTAAAGATCTAGCGCAAAAGATTAGAAACTATTATGAAGATAAAAACAATGTGGTTTTTATATCACTTCTTAAAGGCTCTTTTATATTTTTTGCAGATATTACAAGAGAAATTGGATTAAACGTAAAAATAGATTTCCTTCAAGCTTCAAGTTATAAAAATAAAACTCTCTCTTCATTAAATGTACTAATAAAAAAAGATATCGATATTAATATACAAAATAGTTACGTAATCATCTTTGATGATATCATAGATACTGGGCTTACATACAAAAAAATCGTTGAGCACTTAAAAACCAAAAATCCTAAAGAGATTAAAATTTGTACTCTTTTTAACAAACCATCCAGAAGATTAATAGAATTAAAGATAGACTATTCGGGATTTGAAATTGAAAATGATTTCATAGTTGGATATGGCATTGACTTTAATGAACAACACAGAACTTTAAAGAATGTAGCAAAAATAAGTAAATAG
- a CDS encoding adenylosuccinate synthase — protein MSIYAVIGTQWGDEGKGKIIDFLSSKIDYVVRFNGGNNAGHTIVVNNKKFIFNLLPSGVLQGAKCILGPGVVIDPLILIKELEALKHNNIKTEIFISDKAHIIMPYHIKLDELNEQKKGVYKIGTTKRGIGPCYADKINRTGIRAVDLLDIKIFERKLKINLDEKNEIIEKIYNHKPFNYDDILSKYKKCIAILQYAITNTEEILNQAINSGKIILIEGAQGTMLDIEHGTFPFVTSSNTLITATTGCGIPISKIKEKIGIVKAFSSRVGSGPFVTEILGPIGDKIREKGQEYGSTTNRPRRIGWLDLLTIKKSISLNELNHLALTKLDILNNIEDLKICTAYEFKGKIYDYIPTSCEILENVKPVYKVFKGFKQNIRNISHYEDLPIEAKEYIEFIEREVGVQISILSLGAEREKTIFRNQKWINI, from the coding sequence ATGTCAATTTATGCAGTTATTGGAACTCAATGGGGTGATGAGGGTAAGGGAAAAATTATAGACTTTCTCTCATCAAAGATAGATTATGTTGTAAGGTTTAATGGAGGAAATAACGCCGGGCATACAATTGTTGTCAATAATAAAAAATTCATCTTTAATTTATTACCATCAGGTGTTTTGCAAGGAGCAAAATGTATACTTGGACCTGGTGTAGTAATTGATCCCTTAATTTTAATTAAAGAACTTGAAGCTCTCAAGCATAATAACATAAAGACAGAAATATTCATAAGTGATAAAGCGCATATAATAATGCCTTACCATATTAAACTTGACGAGCTTAATGAACAAAAAAAGGGTGTTTACAAAATCGGAACTACAAAACGAGGAATTGGACCTTGTTATGCTGATAAAATTAACAGAACAGGCATAAGAGCTGTTGACTTACTTGACATTAAAATTTTTGAAAGAAAATTAAAAATAAATTTAGATGAAAAAAATGAAATTATAGAAAAAATATACAACCATAAACCTTTTAATTATGATGATATTTTAAGTAAATATAAAAAATGTATAGCAATACTCCAATATGCAATCACAAATACAGAAGAAATATTAAATCAGGCCATAAATTCAGGAAAAATTATCTTAATAGAAGGTGCTCAAGGCACAATGCTTGACATTGAACATGGAACATTTCCATTCGTAACATCAAGCAATACATTAATCACAGCAACAACAGGCTGTGGTATTCCTATTTCAAAAATCAAGGAAAAGATTGGTATAGTAAAAGCATTTTCATCAAGAGTTGGTTCAGGACCGTTTGTAACCGAAATTTTAGGTCCTATTGGGGATAAAATTAGAGAAAAAGGACAAGAATATGGCTCAACAACAAACAGACCGAGAAGAATTGGTTGGCTTGATCTCTTAACAATAAAAAAATCAATAAGCCTTAACGAACTAAACCATTTAGCCCTAACTAAATTAGACATACTAAATAACATTGAAGACCTTAAAATTTGCACAGCTTATGAATTTAAAGGCAAAATATATGACTATATACCTACTTCGTGTGAAATACTCGAGAATGTTAAACCTGTATACAAAGTCTTTAAAGGATTTAAACAAAATATCAGAAATATTAGCCATTACGAAGATTTGCCTATTGAAGCTAAAGAGTATATTGAATTTATAGAAAGAGAAGTAGGGGTACAAATTTCAATTTTATCTCTTGGAGCAGAGAGAGAAAAAACCATTTTTAGGAATCAAAAGTGGATAAATATATAA
- the purB gene encoding adenylosuccinate lyase, translating into MDKYINPLKSRYASKEMLYIFSPKFKYTTWRKLWYNLALVQKELGINISNKQLNKLSKHIENIDFELVKKYESKFQHEVMAHLYAYADLAGDDARKILHLGVTSAYLMDNTDLVQIKEALLLIENKLLKLINTLKKFSIKHKNLVTLAYTHLQEAQLTTLGKRSSLWLQSLIFDFEELKFIMSNMRFRGVKGTVGNQSSFKELFASNFEKVKDLDINLAKKMGFDKVYQITSQTYDRKFDSSILNFLSNLAQSAHKITNDIRFMQHLKEIEEHFEPHQIGSSAMPYKRNPIYSERIASLAKFIMSLQSSGGFIAATQWLERTLDDSACKRLNIPQAFLAADATLILLSKVFNNIRVNKKMIEKHVKTEMPFILTEDILMKATKNGGDRQILHEKIRIYSMKVKENIYSGTTENDLIKLILNDQSFKLTSKDIDEILNPNENIGFASYQVENFITEIIDPILEKNKEN; encoded by the coding sequence GTGGATAAATATATAAACCCGTTAAAATCAAGATATGCAAGCAAAGAAATGCTTTACATTTTTTCACCAAAATTCAAGTACACCACATGGAGAAAGTTGTGGTACAACTTAGCTTTAGTGCAAAAAGAATTGGGAATAAACATTAGTAATAAACAACTCAATAAACTATCCAAACACATAGAAAACATTGATTTCGAACTTGTAAAAAAATATGAGTCAAAATTCCAACATGAAGTTATGGCACATCTTTATGCTTATGCCGATTTGGCTGGTGATGATGCTAGAAAAATTCTACACCTTGGTGTCACAAGTGCATATTTAATGGATAACACAGACTTAGTCCAAATCAAAGAAGCTTTATTGCTCATTGAGAATAAACTGTTAAAACTAATTAACACTTTAAAAAAATTCTCAATAAAGCATAAAAACCTGGTAACACTTGCATATACACATCTACAAGAAGCACAATTAACAACTCTTGGAAAAAGAAGTAGCTTATGGCTTCAAAGTCTAATTTTTGACTTTGAAGAACTTAAGTTCATTATGTCCAACATGCGCTTTAGAGGGGTAAAGGGAACGGTTGGAAATCAAAGTAGCTTTAAAGAATTGTTTGCGTCTAACTTTGAAAAGGTAAAAGATCTAGATATCAATCTTGCAAAAAAAATGGGATTTGACAAAGTTTATCAAATAACTAGTCAAACTTATGATCGCAAATTTGACTCATCCATATTAAATTTTTTAAGCAACCTAGCTCAAAGTGCACATAAGATTACTAATGACATCAGATTCATGCAACATCTTAAAGAAATTGAAGAACATTTTGAACCACACCAAATAGGTTCATCCGCAATGCCTTACAAAAGAAATCCTATCTATAGCGAAAGAATAGCTTCCCTTGCCAAGTTTATAATGAGCCTACAATCAAGTGGTGGTTTTATAGCAGCAACTCAATGGCTTGAGAGAACTCTAGATGATTCAGCCTGCAAAAGGCTCAATATTCCTCAAGCATTTTTAGCTGCTGATGCTACCTTAATATTACTAAGTAAAGTATTTAATAATATCAGAGTAAATAAAAAAATGATTGAAAAACACGTTAAAACAGAAATGCCATTTATATTAACAGAAGACATATTGATGAAAGCAACAAAAAATGGAGGTGATAGACAAATATTACATGAAAAGATAAGAATTTATTCAATGAAAGTAAAAGAAAATATTTATTCAGGGACAACTGAGAACGATTTAATTAAACTAATCCTTAATGACCAAAGTTTTAAATTAACATCTAAAGACATAGATGAAATCTTAAATCCAAATGAAAATATAGGTTTTGCCTCATACCAAGTTGAAAACTTTATTACAGAAATAATCGATCCTATTCTTGAAAAAAATAAGGAAAATTAA
- a CDS encoding DNA-3-methyladenine glycosylase: MDREFFMQDAVTVAKSLLGHLLVRKIGAKEIISRIVETEAYMGVMDKACHAYGGRRTSRTSAMYNIGGYAYVYMIYGMYYMLNVVASNEHNPHAVLIRGVELISPKIDGIFTNGPGKLAKFLNIDLKFNKVDLINNGELFLKRGLSFNFEVSCSKRINVDYAGEEYANKLWRFYIRGNKYVSKY, translated from the coding sequence ATGGATAGAGAATTTTTTATGCAAGATGCTGTGACTGTGGCTAAGTCTTTGCTTGGACATTTGCTTGTTAGGAAAATAGGTGCCAAAGAAATTATTTCAAGAATTGTTGAGACGGAAGCTTATATGGGTGTAATGGACAAAGCTTGTCATGCTTATGGGGGAAGAAGGACAAGTCGTACCAGTGCCATGTATAATATTGGGGGATATGCTTATGTTTATATGATTTATGGCATGTATTACATGTTAAACGTTGTGGCATCTAATGAACATAATCCCCATGCTGTTTTAATAAGAGGTGTTGAGCTTATTTCGCCAAAAATTGATGGGATATTTACTAATGGACCTGGCAAGCTTGCTAAGTTTTTAAATATAGATTTAAAATTTAATAAAGTTGATCTTATTAATAATGGTGAACTTTTTTTGAAAAGAGGTTTATCTTTTAATTTTGAAGTGTCATGCTCAAAAAGAATAAATGTTGATTATGCAGGTGAGGAATATGCGAATAAACTTTGGCGATTTTACATAAGGGGCAATAAATATGTTTCTAAATATTAA
- the radA gene encoding DNA repair protein RadA yields MIKNRDKEIYKCLNCGYKSLKWLGKCPECFSWESLELYSEFKSGYEGDLSKSKNEIFSLRDFKQVDNVRHLTGIEEFDRVLGAGIVIGSAILISGEPGIGKSTFLLQISSILSLSDKNVLYLAGEESIPQIKLRANRLRISSDILITNEINVDSLIKMLANIELDFIVVDSIQTLHSKEVQGGLGGVAQLKHCVYKLIEWARGKNITLCLVGHITKDGILAGPKVIEHMVDSVFYFEEAEKSLRMLRATKNRFGAINEVGIFEMTGLGLVEIKDPSSIFLEKKEEISSGIAIGIINEGSRVLFVEIQALVTRTGMNIPRIFSEKIDSKKISRILAVLSKYLNLSFNNDDVYVNVSGGLRMDDIEIELAVLVALFSAKTNVIINQDLIFTGEISLSGKIKASSNIESKVIAAKKAGFQHVLGANLRENYYNGYEGIESVLGVVRRLVRDSKREGHGDSRLKNR; encoded by the coding sequence ATGATAAAAAATAGGGATAAGGAAATTTACAAATGTTTAAATTGTGGGTATAAATCTTTAAAGTGGCTTGGAAAATGTCCTGAGTGTTTTAGTTGGGAAAGTTTAGAACTTTATTCTGAATTTAAATCAGGTTATGAGGGAGATTTAAGTAAATCAAAAAATGAAATTTTTTCTTTAAGAGATTTTAAACAGGTTGATAATGTTAGACATTTAACAGGCATTGAAGAATTTGATAGAGTTCTTGGTGCTGGCATTGTAATTGGTAGTGCAATTTTGATATCAGGAGAGCCTGGCATTGGGAAATCAACTTTTTTACTTCAAATTTCTAGTATTCTTTCACTTTCTGACAAAAATGTGCTTTATCTTGCAGGTGAAGAATCAATTCCACAAATTAAATTAAGAGCAAATAGACTGAGGATTTCTTCTGATATATTGATAACTAATGAGATAAATGTTGATTCTTTAATCAAAATGCTTGCAAATATTGAACTTGACTTTATTGTTGTCGATTCTATTCAAACTTTGCATTCAAAAGAAGTTCAAGGCGGGCTTGGAGGGGTTGCTCAATTAAAGCATTGTGTTTATAAGCTTATAGAGTGGGCAAGAGGTAAGAATATAACTTTATGTTTAGTGGGACATATTACGAAGGATGGTATTTTAGCAGGACCAAAAGTAATAGAGCATATGGTAGATTCTGTTTTTTATTTTGAAGAGGCAGAAAAATCGTTACGTATGCTTAGAGCTACTAAAAATAGGTTTGGCGCTATTAATGAAGTAGGTATTTTTGAAATGACGGGTTTGGGGCTTGTTGAGATTAAGGATCCCTCTTCTATTTTTTTGGAGAAAAAGGAAGAAATATCTTCAGGGATTGCTATTGGGATCATTAATGAGGGGAGTCGAGTTTTATTTGTTGAAATACAGGCTTTAGTCACAAGGACAGGCATGAATATTCCTAGAATTTTTTCAGAAAAAATAGATTCTAAGAAAATATCAAGAATCTTAGCTGTTCTTAGTAAATATTTGAATCTCAGTTTTAATAATGATGATGTATATGTGAATGTTTCTGGGGGGCTTAGGATGGATGATATAGAAATTGAACTTGCTGTTTTGGTTGCATTATTTTCTGCCAAAACCAATGTTATTATAAATCAAGATTTAATCTTTACAGGTGAAATTTCTCTTTCAGGAAAAATTAAGGCATCCTCTAATATTGAGAGTAAGGTTATTGCAGCTAAGAAAGCCGGATTTCAGCATGTTTTGGGAGCAAATTTAAGAGAGAATTATTATAATGGATATGAAGGTATAGAGAGTGTGTTAGGTGTTGTTAGGCGGTTAGTGCGAGATAGCAAAAGAGAAGGTCATGGAGACAGTCGGTTAAAAAATAGATAG
- the rsmI gene encoding 16S rRNA (cytidine(1402)-2'-O)-methyltransferase: MLYIVGTPIGNLGDITYRAIDILRLVDVVFAEDTRVAKRLLSHYGIVKKLISCNAIIEHKRIGLLLEYLSNGKSVAFVSDAGTPCLSDPGGLLVDAAFKNGHKVSPIPGVSSLNTVISVNPFKDKVVVFEGFLPNKGIKRIKRIEELYHRGDAFVLLESSHRILKLLFEISLVNLDANVLVGREMTKLYEEYKIGKPLELKEYFEENNKNKGEFTVLVSRKSKS, from the coding sequence GTGTTATACATTGTGGGAACACCTATAGGTAATTTAGGTGATATTACATATCGTGCAATTGATATTTTAAGATTAGTTGATGTTGTATTTGCTGAGGATACGAGAGTTGCTAAGAGACTTTTATCTCATTATGGTATAGTTAAAAAATTAATTTCTTGTAATGCTATAATAGAGCATAAGAGAATTGGTTTGTTATTAGAATACTTGTCTAATGGAAAAAGCGTAGCTTTCGTTAGTGATGCGGGCACTCCTTGTCTTAGCGATCCTGGTGGTTTGCTTGTTGATGCGGCATTTAAAAATGGACATAAAGTTTCTCCTATTCCGGGTGTTAGTTCTTTGAATACAGTTATTAGTGTAAATCCTTTTAAAGATAAAGTTGTAGTATTTGAAGGATTTTTGCCAAACAAAGGAATTAAAAGGATCAAAAGGATTGAGGAACTTTATCATAGAGGTGATGCATTTGTTCTTCTTGAATCCAGTCATAGAATTTTGAAGTTATTATTTGAAATTTCTTTAGTAAATTTGGATGCTAATGTTCTTGTTGGTCGTGAAATGACAAAATTATATGAGGAATATAAAATTGGTAAACCTTTAGAACTTAAGGAATATTTTGAAGAGAATAATAAAAATAAGGGAGAATTTACGGTTTTGGTTAGCAGGAAGTCTAAAAGTTAA
- a CDS encoding DUF1893 domain-containing protein produces the protein MISGLNPTLKLFKEHRILYSNMERGLKPLLEVDNFINKYIQNKEGLEIYDKVVGKAAAVIIYNIGLQNVQAGVISQPAKDFLESRGIRVTFKRLVEKINDKTENLIESLENPEEVYKYLIKRGIIVSNS, from the coding sequence ATGATATCAGGGTTAAATCCTACATTAAAATTGTTTAAGGAACATAGAATACTTTACTCTAATATGGAAAGAGGTTTAAAACCCCTCTTGGAGGTTGATAATTTTATTAATAAATACATTCAAAATAAAGAAGGTTTAGAAATTTATGATAAAGTTGTAGGCAAGGCCGCTGCTGTTATTATTTACAATATTGGACTTCAAAATGTTCAGGCAGGTGTTATTTCGCAACCAGCAAAGGACTTTTTGGAAAGTAGAGGAATAAGAGTAACCTTTAAAAGGTTAGTAGAGAAAATAAATGATAAAACTGAGAACTTGATTGAAAGCTTAGAAAATCCAGAGGAAGTTTATAAGTACCTGATTAAAAGAGGAATTATTGTAAGTAATTCTTAA
- a CDS encoding YigZ family protein — MMLIPKENIYSKIEVKKSIFLSYIFHVEKKEEINKILKEYKLKFKNATHVIYGFRIGNSNSFINGMNDDKEPRLTAGKPTLEAILNKNLTDTLIITVRYFGGTLLGKQGLIKAYSKAAQEVINKSNLTEKKEMETLCLNLNYNQYNLLIRTKNKMEIKITDAKFLDKINTTIKFNIKDKKNIITFLQANSLL; from the coding sequence ATGATGCTAATTCCTAAAGAAAATATTTATTCAAAAATTGAAGTAAAAAAATCAATTTTCTTATCATATATTTTTCATGTAGAGAAAAAAGAAGAAATAAATAAAATATTAAAAGAATATAAATTGAAATTTAAAAATGCAACTCATGTTATCTATGGATTTAGAATTGGCAATTCAAATTCATTTATAAACGGAATGAACGATGACAAAGAACCACGATTAACAGCTGGAAAACCTACGCTAGAAGCCATATTAAACAAAAATTTAACAGACACCCTAATTATTACAGTACGCTATTTTGGAGGAACTCTGCTTGGAAAACAGGGTTTAATTAAAGCATATTCCAAAGCAGCACAAGAAGTAATCAACAAATCAAATCTAACAGAAAAGAAAGAAATGGAAACATTATGCCTTAACCTAAACTATAACCAATATAATTTACTTATACGAACAAAAAACAAGATGGAAATTAAAATTACAGACGCAAAATTCCTAGATAAAATAAACACTACAATAAAATTTAACATAAAAGACAAAAAAAATATCATAACATTTTTACAAGCAAATTCTCTGCTCTAA
- a CDS encoding ParA family protein codes for MKIISIINQKGGVGKTTSAINIAYSITLLNKKALLIDIDSQGNTSSGFNILKKEDTNSSYELIYKKQKITPIKNFNLDIIPSSLKLALLEKELIHEIARENFLKNALEQYKQDDYDFIILDCPPTLSILTINALVASKYLLIPIETEFFAFEGINQLLDTITAVKQINQELEITGIFINKYDIRNKSKEKYIDYLKKVFKEKFLNTKIRKNISISKSQEENIPVYMYNKESNAAKDFLELTKEIIEKIKG; via the coding sequence ATGAAAATAATATCCATTATTAATCAAAAAGGTGGTGTTGGTAAGACAACCAGTGCTATAAATATTGCCTATTCAATCACATTGCTTAATAAAAAAGCTCTTCTAATAGATATTGACTCACAAGGTAATACCAGTAGCGGGTTTAATATTTTAAAAAAAGAAGATACAAATTCAAGTTATGAACTTATCTATAAAAAACAAAAAATTACACCTATTAAAAATTTTAACTTGGATATAATTCCTTCAAGTCTTAAGCTAGCACTACTTGAAAAAGAATTAATACATGAAATTGCAAGAGAAAATTTTCTAAAAAATGCTTTAGAACAATATAAACAAGATGACTATGATTTTATCATTCTTGATTGTCCTCCTACTCTCTCAATACTTACAATAAATGCCCTTGTTGCAAGTAAATATCTTTTAATACCAATAGAAACAGAATTTTTTGCATTTGAAGGAATCAATCAATTATTAGATACAATAACTGCTGTCAAACAGATAAATCAAGAACTAGAGATTACTGGTATATTTATCAATAAATATGATATTAGAAACAAAAGCAAAGAAAAATATATTGATTATCTAAAAAAAGTATTCAAAGAAAAATTTTTAAATACCAAAATAAGAAAAAATATAAGCATTTCCAAATCTCAAGAAGAAAACATACCAGTATATATGTATAACAAAGAAAGTAATGCAGCAAAGGACTTTTTAGAGCTTACAAAAGAAATAATAGAAAAAATCAAAGGATAA